From Natator depressus isolate rNatDep1 chromosome 7, rNatDep2.hap1, whole genome shotgun sequence, the proteins below share one genomic window:
- the LOC141991601 gene encoding uncharacterized protein LOC141991601 — MLLLPTLITFALGISLLNTSTATPSQVQKWDPNACAVVVCGPAQNGLPGRDGRDGKEGPKGEKGSQGLQGLKGSQGPPGKMGPAGLVGGKGSPGEQGTKGDIGARGLQGVPGLKGNPGNAGPSGPKGDRGSPGEKGVKGERGLPGTTGSKGQPGIAGFPGPKGDKGSVGEKGAKGDKGDRGLQGSSGLQGPKGQIGSSGLKGDKGSVGEKGTRGDSGLSEINLLKRQVSTLEGQLRALQSSFSKYKKVIMFPNGRIVGEKIFMTSGYEGNFDSLKQRCSQAGGQLASPQNAAENAAIQQIVVLYNKLVFLGINDIQTEGRFKYLNGENIVYSNWQTGEPNNDKGIEDCVEVYSSGKWNDKPCGEKRLIVCEF, encoded by the exons ATGTTGCTGCTTCCAACACTGATCACTTTTGCCCTGGGAATATCCCTGCTGAACACATCCACTGCAACTCCAAGCCAGGTTCAAAAATGGGATCCAAATGCATGTGCAGTAGTTGTATGTGGACCTGCTCAGAACGGATTACCAGGCAGAGATGGAAGAGATGGGAAGGAAGGCCCTAAAGGAGAAAAAGGAAGTCAAG GATTACAAGGATTAAAGGGGTCACAAGGTCCTCCAGGAAAGATGGGCCCTGCTGGATTAGTAGGAGGGAAGGGCTCACCAGGAGAACAAGGCACAAAAGGGGATATTGGAGCTAGAG GATTGCAAGGAGTGCCAGGTTTGAAGGGTAACCCAGGCAATGCGGGCCCTTCTGGGCCAAAGGGGGATAGGGGTTCACCAGGTGAAAAAGGAGTAAAAGGGGAGAGAG GCCTGCCAGGAACTACAGGTTCGAAGGGGCAGCCAGGAATCGCAGGCTTCCCTGGGCCAAAAGGGGACAAAGGTTCAGTTGGTGAAAAGGGAGcaaaaggagacaaaggagacAGAG GGTTACAAGGAAGCTCAGGTTTACAGGGCCCCAAAGGGCAAATTGGTTCTTCTGGGCTAAAAGGTGATAAAGGTTCAGTAGGTGAAAAAGGAACAAGGGGAGACAGTGGACTATCAG AAATCAATCTCCTTAAAAGACAAGTAAGTACTTTGGAAGGGCAGCTGAGAGCTCTGCAAAGCAGCTTCTCCAAGTACAAAAAAG TTATAATGTTCCCGAATGGTAGAATTGTTGGTGAAAAGATATTCATGACCAGTGGCTATGAAGGCAACTTTGACAGTCTGAAACAAAGATGTTCTCAAGCTGGAGGCCAGCTTGCTTCTCCTCAGAATGCCGCCGAGAATGCTGCCATCCAGCAGATAGTTGTTTTGTACAACAAATTAGTGTTTCTTGGGATAAATGATATTCAGACAGAGGGTCGTTTCAAGTATCTAAATGGAGAAAACATTGTGTATTCCAACTGGCAAACAGGGGAACCAAATAACGACAAAGGCATTGAGGACTGTGTAGAAGTCTATTCAAGCGGAAAGTGGAATGACAAACCCTGTGGAGAGAAACGGCTAATTGTGTGTGAATTTTAA